The following are from one region of the Candidatus Omnitrophota bacterium genome:
- a CDS encoding cell division protein ZapA — protein MSTSVTLMGNKLSISDDELSPETIKAAAEMAQKEMDALRQALGMQDTLKLAALTMIQIAGRLLELEKKGYSRTEGYSKVLEEMAKKLEDEINA, from the coding sequence ATGAGCACTTCCGTGACCCTTATGGGGAACAAACTCAGTATTTCCGACGATGAATTGAGCCCTGAGACGATAAAGGCTGCGGCCGAGATGGCCCAGAAGGAGATGGATGCTCTGCGGCAGGCGCTGGGAATGCAGGACACGCTGAAACTTGCGGCACTGACGATGATACAGATAGCCGGGCGTCTTTTGGAATTGGAGAAAAAGGGTTATTCCCGCACGGAGGGGTACAGTAAAGTTTTGGAAGAGATGGCGAAAAAGTTAGAAGACGAGATAAACGCGTGA